Proteins encoded together in one Musa acuminata AAA Group cultivar baxijiao chromosome BXJ3-6, Cavendish_Baxijiao_AAA, whole genome shotgun sequence window:
- the LOC135640069 gene encoding uncharacterized protein LOC135640069 isoform X1: protein MCGIALILSGVDVVGCDLYRESDGPPSTDAEEFLHFCQPALVVGDLKDAIGRRGPDSLGVRKVFVQLKQTDSVGKDDDKEYTEEDLHICYEENANNNISSIFKVANVQDNIINRWIAELYFLGATLQLRGASPIFQPLVDSSGNILVYNGEIFGGIHVSDDKNDAETLLHVLESCCYCNGNENGNVCYCTKLGAQFIPEIISKIKGPWALIYWQKKSGTLWFGRDAFGRRSLLVHWPTMGDARFVLSSVSPALTIGKISDTEVECSSSNICYWEELPCGIYSLCLKAPNASEQLVKQKLVGEIRKHKWTDPLLNRLVEWERTCLDPKVDPFFSNDLQLQRDQLALSSNSPKGVHKAVARMELEEHGSDIHNHIPGDARPAVKVLNALKESVMRRTVSRIFQTPRHEDEMDDHSPIAILFSGGLDSMILAAILDQCIDSKYTIDLLNVSFDGQLAPDRVSARAGVAELQTVAPHRRWRLVEIDAVLSNLAWEAKHLLALIQPAKTYMDLNIGIALWLAAGGDGWVDGGLCKLHNNHQRYRYKSTSRILLVGSGADEQCAGYGRHRTKYRLGGWVSLHEEMRLDVQRIWKRNMGRDDRCISDHGKEARFPFLDEDVIKTLLDFPLWEIAELDKPAGIGDKKILREVSWLLGLKQAAEMPKRAIQFGSRIARESNRKNFGSNRAANQASAGSVEIHHSLS from the exons ATGTGCGGAATTGCTCTCATTCTTTCGGGAGTTGATGTCGTGGGTTGTGATCTGTATAGGGAATCCGACGGACCTCCATCGACCGACGCGGAAGAG TTTTTGCATTTTTGTCAGCCAGCTCTAGTAGTGGGCGATCTCAAAGATGCTATTGGAAGAAGAGGTCCTGATAGCCTTGGTGTTAGAAAGGTTTTTGTTCAGTTAAAACAGACAGACTCTGTTGGGAAAGATG ATGATAAAGAATATACAGAGGAAGATTTACATATATGTTATGAGGAAAATGCGAACAATAACATCAGTTCAATATTCAAAGTTGCCAATGTACAAGATAATATCATAAACAGATGGATCGCAGAACTATATTTTCTTGGTGCAACATTGCAGCTTAGGGGTGCAAGTCCTATTTTTCAGCCATTGGTGGATTCTTCTGGAAATATTCTTGTTTATAATG GTGAAATATTTGGTGGAATTCATGTTAGTGATGATAAGAATGATGCTGAAACTCTTTTGCATGTATTGGAAAGTTGTTGCTACTGCAATGGCAACGAAAATGGAAATGTTTGCTATTGCACTAAACTTGGGGCACAGTTCATTCCTGaaattatttcaaaaataaaGGGGCCATGGGCCCTAATATATTGGCAG AAAAAATCGGGAACCTTGTGGTTTGGTCGAGATGCATTTGGAAGACGGAGCCTTCTTGTTCATTGGCCAACAATGGGTGATGCAAGATTTGTTCTTTCTTCTGTATCACCAGCTTTAACTATTGGGAAAATTTCTG ATACTGAAGTTGAATGTTCAAGTAGTAACATTTGTTACTGGGAGGAGCTTCCTTGTGGGATATACAGCCTTTGCCTAAAGGCTCCTAATGCAAGTGAGCAGCTTGTAAAGCAAAAACTGGTTGGTGAGATCAGAAAACACAAATGGACTGATCCTTTGTTAAATAGGCTAGTTGAATGGGAAAGAACATGTTTGGATCCAAAAGTAGATCCATTCTTTTCTAACGATCTTCAACTTCAAAGAGATCAACTTGCTTTGTCTTCAAATTCTCCCAAGGGAGTGCACAAGGCAGTTGCAAGAATGGAACTGGAAGAGCACGGATCAGATATTCATAATCATATCCCAG GAGATGCTCGGCCAGCAGTGAAGGTCCTCAATGCACTAAAAGAATCTGTGATGCGGCGTACTGTGAGCAGGATCTTTCAG ACACCTCGACATGAAGACGAAATGGATGATCACTCTCCTATAGCTATTCTCTTTTCTGGTGGGCTGGATTCTATGATACTTGCAGCAATATTAGATCAATGCATCGATTCCAAAT ATACAATTGATCTGCTAAATGTTAGTTTCGATGGTCAACTTGCTCCTGACAGAGTTTCTGCTAGAGCTGGGGTAGCTGAACTTCAAACTGTTGCTCCTCATAGAAG GTGGCGGCTTGTGGAGATTGATGCTGTTTTATCCAATTTGGCATGGGAAGCAAAGCATTTGTTAGCATTGATACAACCTGCAAAGACCTATATG GATCTGAACATTGGCATAGCATTGTGGTTGGCTGCTGGTGGTGATGGCTGGGTTGATGGGGGTCTTTGTAAATTACATAATAACCACCAGCGGTATAGATATAAGTCAACTTCCCGGATTCTTTTAGTTGGTTCTGGTGCTGATGAGCAATGTGCAGGATATGGCAGGCACAGGACGAAGTATAGGCTTGGAGG TTGGGTTTCACTCCATGAGGAAATGAGATTAGATGTGCAGAGAATTTGGAAAAGAAATATGGGTAGAGATGACCGATGCATTTCTGATCATGGCAAGGAG GCTAGATTCCCATTTCTTGATGAGGATGTCATTAAAACTTTACTGGATTTCCCTCTATGGGAGATTGCCGAACTTGATAAACCAGCTGGAATAGGTGACAAGAAGATCCTTAGAGAG GTTTCATGGTTGCTTGGATTAAAACAAGCTGCTGAAATGCCAAAGCGGGCTATCCAG TTTGGTTCAAGAATTGCAAGAGAATCAAATCGAAAGAACTTTGGAAGCAACCGTGCAGCCAACCAAGCATCTGCAGGAAGTGTCGAGATTCATCATTCTCTAAGCTAA
- the LOC135640069 gene encoding uncharacterized protein LOC135640069 isoform X2, producing MCGIALILSGVDVVGCDLYRESDGPPSTDAEEPALVVGDLKDAIGRRGPDSLGVRKVFVQLKQTDSVGKDDDKEYTEEDLHICYEENANNNISSIFKVANVQDNIINRWIAELYFLGATLQLRGASPIFQPLVDSSGNILVYNGEIFGGIHVSDDKNDAETLLHVLESCCYCNGNENGNVCYCTKLGAQFIPEIISKIKGPWALIYWQKKSGTLWFGRDAFGRRSLLVHWPTMGDARFVLSSVSPALTIGKISDTEVECSSSNICYWEELPCGIYSLCLKAPNASEQLVKQKLVGEIRKHKWTDPLLNRLVEWERTCLDPKVDPFFSNDLQLQRDQLALSSNSPKGVHKAVARMELEEHGSDIHNHIPGDARPAVKVLNALKESVMRRTVSRIFQTPRHEDEMDDHSPIAILFSGGLDSMILAAILDQCIDSKYTIDLLNVSFDGQLAPDRVSARAGVAELQTVAPHRRWRLVEIDAVLSNLAWEAKHLLALIQPAKTYMDLNIGIALWLAAGGDGWVDGGLCKLHNNHQRYRYKSTSRILLVGSGADEQCAGYGRHRTKYRLGGWVSLHEEMRLDVQRIWKRNMGRDDRCISDHGKEARFPFLDEDVIKTLLDFPLWEIAELDKPAGIGDKKILREVSWLLGLKQAAEMPKRAIQFGSRIARESNRKNFGSNRAANQASAGSVEIHHSLS from the exons ATGTGCGGAATTGCTCTCATTCTTTCGGGAGTTGATGTCGTGGGTTGTGATCTGTATAGGGAATCCGACGGACCTCCATCGACCGACGCGGAAGAG CCAGCTCTAGTAGTGGGCGATCTCAAAGATGCTATTGGAAGAAGAGGTCCTGATAGCCTTGGTGTTAGAAAGGTTTTTGTTCAGTTAAAACAGACAGACTCTGTTGGGAAAGATG ATGATAAAGAATATACAGAGGAAGATTTACATATATGTTATGAGGAAAATGCGAACAATAACATCAGTTCAATATTCAAAGTTGCCAATGTACAAGATAATATCATAAACAGATGGATCGCAGAACTATATTTTCTTGGTGCAACATTGCAGCTTAGGGGTGCAAGTCCTATTTTTCAGCCATTGGTGGATTCTTCTGGAAATATTCTTGTTTATAATG GTGAAATATTTGGTGGAATTCATGTTAGTGATGATAAGAATGATGCTGAAACTCTTTTGCATGTATTGGAAAGTTGTTGCTACTGCAATGGCAACGAAAATGGAAATGTTTGCTATTGCACTAAACTTGGGGCACAGTTCATTCCTGaaattatttcaaaaataaaGGGGCCATGGGCCCTAATATATTGGCAG AAAAAATCGGGAACCTTGTGGTTTGGTCGAGATGCATTTGGAAGACGGAGCCTTCTTGTTCATTGGCCAACAATGGGTGATGCAAGATTTGTTCTTTCTTCTGTATCACCAGCTTTAACTATTGGGAAAATTTCTG ATACTGAAGTTGAATGTTCAAGTAGTAACATTTGTTACTGGGAGGAGCTTCCTTGTGGGATATACAGCCTTTGCCTAAAGGCTCCTAATGCAAGTGAGCAGCTTGTAAAGCAAAAACTGGTTGGTGAGATCAGAAAACACAAATGGACTGATCCTTTGTTAAATAGGCTAGTTGAATGGGAAAGAACATGTTTGGATCCAAAAGTAGATCCATTCTTTTCTAACGATCTTCAACTTCAAAGAGATCAACTTGCTTTGTCTTCAAATTCTCCCAAGGGAGTGCACAAGGCAGTTGCAAGAATGGAACTGGAAGAGCACGGATCAGATATTCATAATCATATCCCAG GAGATGCTCGGCCAGCAGTGAAGGTCCTCAATGCACTAAAAGAATCTGTGATGCGGCGTACTGTGAGCAGGATCTTTCAG ACACCTCGACATGAAGACGAAATGGATGATCACTCTCCTATAGCTATTCTCTTTTCTGGTGGGCTGGATTCTATGATACTTGCAGCAATATTAGATCAATGCATCGATTCCAAAT ATACAATTGATCTGCTAAATGTTAGTTTCGATGGTCAACTTGCTCCTGACAGAGTTTCTGCTAGAGCTGGGGTAGCTGAACTTCAAACTGTTGCTCCTCATAGAAG GTGGCGGCTTGTGGAGATTGATGCTGTTTTATCCAATTTGGCATGGGAAGCAAAGCATTTGTTAGCATTGATACAACCTGCAAAGACCTATATG GATCTGAACATTGGCATAGCATTGTGGTTGGCTGCTGGTGGTGATGGCTGGGTTGATGGGGGTCTTTGTAAATTACATAATAACCACCAGCGGTATAGATATAAGTCAACTTCCCGGATTCTTTTAGTTGGTTCTGGTGCTGATGAGCAATGTGCAGGATATGGCAGGCACAGGACGAAGTATAGGCTTGGAGG TTGGGTTTCACTCCATGAGGAAATGAGATTAGATGTGCAGAGAATTTGGAAAAGAAATATGGGTAGAGATGACCGATGCATTTCTGATCATGGCAAGGAG GCTAGATTCCCATTTCTTGATGAGGATGTCATTAAAACTTTACTGGATTTCCCTCTATGGGAGATTGCCGAACTTGATAAACCAGCTGGAATAGGTGACAAGAAGATCCTTAGAGAG GTTTCATGGTTGCTTGGATTAAAACAAGCTGCTGAAATGCCAAAGCGGGCTATCCAG TTTGGTTCAAGAATTGCAAGAGAATCAAATCGAAAGAACTTTGGAAGCAACCGTGCAGCCAACCAAGCATCTGCAGGAAGTGTCGAGATTCATCATTCTCTAAGCTAA
- the LOC103989521 gene encoding transcription factor RAX3, which yields MGRAPCCDKATVKRGPWSPEEDATLKAYIEKHGTGGNWIALPHKIGLKRCGKSCRLRWLNYLRPNIKHGGFSVEEDHIICSLYSSIGSRWSIIAAQLPGRTDNDIKNHWNTRLKKKLLGKPRESPQPRCLSVNQVSTEVANAMSLQTHPQTLSAPALARMQLRGCEVPFFYHHPLGDKLFEDQHTDTATSTTPIDSSHRRLMQVKQEIQILMNQTVQENMDCSVPGCPPSDAGGLAESSFSDCNSLVAGLSDLHEIFHGKEPFLGLQEANQSTESDCFKEMYREKERDGMSLWSSMASSLHPDSVLQEYLLGYDL from the exons ATGGGGAGGGCTCCCTGTTGTGACAAGGCGACCGTGAAGAGGGGGCCATGGTCCCCTGAGGAGGATGCAACGCTCAAGGCTTATATCGAGAAGCATGGAACTGGTGGCAATTGGATTGCGCTGCCTCACAAGATTG GTCTGAAGAGGTGTGGAAAGAGCTGCAGGTTGAGATGGCTCAATTATCTGAGGCCCAACATCAAGCATGGTGGCTTTTCGGTAGAAGAAGACCATATCATATGTAGCCTCTACTCAAGCATCGGGAGCAG GTGGTCTATAATTGCAGCCCAGCTGCCAGGGAGAACAGATAATGACATCAAGAATCATTGGAACACAAGGCTGAAGAAGAAACTACTTGGCAAGCCAAGAGAATCACCACAACCTCGATGCCTTTCTGTAAACCAGGTCTCGACTGAGGTAGCTAATGCGATGAGTCTCCAAACACATCCACAAACCCTAAGTGCGCCAGCTCTGGCAAGGATGCAACTCCGGGGCTGCGAGGTTCCCTTCTTCTATCATCATCCGCTGGGCGACAAGCTCTTTGAAGACCAACACACCGATACTGCTACGTCTACTACTCCGATCGATTCATCTCATCGAAGACTGATGCAAGTGAAGCAGGAAATCCAAATCTTGATGAACCAAACTGTACAGGAAAATATGGATTGTTCAGTACCGGGGTGTCCGCCGTCAGATGCGGGAGGTCTCGCGGAGAGTTCATTCTCAGACTGCAACTCGCTGGTGGCAGGGCTTTCCGACCTCCATGAAATCTTCCATGGCAAAGAACCATTCTTAGGATTGCAGGAAGCGAATCAATCGACCGAATCAGACTGTTTCAAGGAAATGTATAGGGAGAAGGAGAGAGACGGTATGAGCTTGTGGTCAAGCATGGCTTCATCTCTCCATCCCGATTCCGTGCTTCAAGAGTATCTACTTGGGTATGATCTCTAG
- the LOC103989522 gene encoding protein GLUTAMINE DUMPER 3 codes for MRAESGFNAAAVAVPAAVAGGGRSGSDAAPLLYLFGGLVAMLGLVGVALILLACAYWKLSGHFDRGGAEPGANLEPATATPATFYKQEIVVVMAGDEKPTYLATPIPSGASSFGGRSSKNEDEDDEKRE; via the coding sequence atgagggcAGAGTCAGGGTTCAATGCTGCAGCAGTGGCGGTGCCGGCGGCGGTAGCGGGTGGCGGCCGCTCAGGGTCGGATGCGGCGCCGTTGCTGTACCTGTTCGGGGGACTGGTGGCCATGCTGGGCCTTGTGGGTGTCGCGCTCATCCTCCTCGCTTGCGCCTACTGGAAGCTGTCAGGACACTTCGACCGCGGCGGAGCGGAACCGGGGGCTAATCTGGAACCGGCGACGGCGACGCCGGCGACGTTCTACAAGCAGGAGATCGTGGTGGTCATGGCCGGGGACGAGAAGCCGACGTACCTCGCGACGCCCATCCCGAGCGGGGCTTCCTCGTTTGGCGGCCGGTCCAGTAAGAATGAGGACGAAGACGATGAGAAAAGGGAGTAG